Below is a genomic region from Henckelia pumila isolate YLH828 chromosome 3, ASM3356847v2, whole genome shotgun sequence.
ATGGCGCTGTTTATGGAAGGCTTGAAAGCTATGGCAACTTATGGCTGCAACCTTCAGTTGCCACGAAATGATCGATGTTTATCTTGTGCGAGCCCCACCACTGGGTAGCCTCATTTTATTCGATTTAATGTTGTGTTTTAAGTAAGTAGTTGTGTGTGAAACCAAATTGTTCTGGTGGATTGGTTGAGAATCTTGATGAGAAACGGGTAGGCGCAATGTACCTGCACTCGTAGAGTCAACGATACCTTTCAGTCtcattttcctttttctttatgtGCTTTTAGTTGGTAAATATTTTGAAAAGTTTGTTCTCTGAAGTTCTTTCTCTTTCGGATATCTCGAAGTTATTGTATGCGGGTTTTGGAATAGAAGATATACCTCCTCTGTCTTCAATCTCAGGGATTCTTGACTCTTGACATATCAGTGATCAGTGGAATTTATCTTTCAGTTGCTATGCAGCAGAAAATCACTATACCAAACAAGCGCGGTGAAAAACTCTTTGGCGTTTTGCATGAGACTGGATCAGCAAAAGTTGTGGTTCTGTGCCATGGTTTTCGATCCTCAAAGGTTGGAAGGATGCCTTGATTTTGTTAAAGATACAATCATGCGTGTAGGATAAAATAACTGTAGAGATAAGTAAATATATCTTTAATCttctaaaattttaacataattAGAAAGATCTAAGTAAGTCCGTTTAAACAGTGATATTATTCATCCACCTCAAAACTATATATTGGTCTCTTTTCTTCTAAAAATTGATAGAAATTTCAGCAGTAATGATATCAATCAACCACAAGAGCTATGATATAGTCACGGACATATATCGCTCTACTTTTCAAAGCCGCACGCAGTTATTTCGTTATTCTACTAGTAGAATTTGGCTCTTACGAATTACGATTGAGTAAATCGAAGAGCAGAGAACTTTGTCCAAGTGTGTGAACAACCATGGTGGTAGTTAATGTGAGGTTACATCTAATTTAGTTGCATATTTGCAGGAGTACGACACCATGGTGAACCTTGCTCGTGATTTAGAAAACAATGGAATCAGTGCTTTTCGCTTTGATTTTTCTGGAAACGGGTAAGGTCTTCAATCACGGGATACCAGCTATATTTTTTGCTAAATGATATCTtatgaaattattatttcgatCTTGTTTTAAAACAATAATGATTTATGCCATTGTTAGCTTTATGTTTTGTCTCCCATAGCCTTGGTCGGGGCAAAAGTTTCCTGATAGTTTTAAGCCAAATGTACTACGTTCTATAATATGATTCATATTTGGTATGGTGAGTGACAATAAGATCGGGGGAACAAATAACCTGATATACCCGAgttactttttttttataaatgttgTTGTAGTCCGAGAACTAGTTCCTTCTTTCATTTCCAACCCATCTTCATACTATGCTACTGTGaaaatttgtttaatttttaatgcTTGAGTAACATTCTGCTGATTTTCTTGGTTTTATGCCTTTATCCTATTTGCAGGGAAAGCGAAGGTTCATTTCATTTTGGCAACTACTTAAGTGAAGTTGAAGACCTGAGAGCTGTTACTGAATATTTCAGCAGTGTAAAACGTGCTGCAGTTGTGGTTCTTGGGCACAGTAAAGGTTGTATCAACTTGTACCCAAAACTGAGCATCTTTTATGTTTCCATTACCTGTTGGAAATACCAACTGAGTGGAAATACCAGCTGAGCATGAGACCTCCTCTGTCATTTTATTTGACCTCCGATACCATCATTGCTAGACACCCGCTTCTCTCAAATGATTTTTTGTGTCATGATCATTCTCATAAGCTTACAATTTTCCATGATTTTTCAATTTCTATAATTTCCATGTGACATATGTTCCCTTCTACCTGATTTTCCATACAATACGTCCTTCCCTTTGCGAAATCTCAGACCCACACACAGACATGCATTACATTCCTACAAATGTTCCGTAAGTTTTCTCCTGGTTCTTTCCCTTACTTCAAGTACCCCTACCTTTTGTTATCAAATCCAAAAAACCAGACCAAGTCTAtatggtttttgtttttctatAGACACATTAATATGTGCGTATAATGAAACACACAACCAAGTATTTCTAGCTATCACTGATGATTTGTATGACAAGCTTGTATCGAACGATTCATTTGGATGCTCCGACGGCATTGTCCGACTTTGGCATCTTATAATACTTCAGAGAGGGGCATTCTTGACCTCTCTCGTCGAGTTCAGAGAAAAACAATCTTGAATTTATCTTGTTTCTCccatttatattttattcttgaataattttttatgaGCTGGAATGGAATGTCCTTAAATTTAGCTAATTGGAAATTCATGCAAGACCGTAATATGGCTGAGGGCTATAAGTTTACTACAAGCATAGACATATAGGCCATTTTAGTTTAGTCCGACGGAAATGCTTTGAAATTGAGTTTCATTTGTCTTTGTTTGTTTTTGCTTCATGGTTATTTTGGCctttattaaattttcaaaCTGCAACTTTAGTGCAGCGGTTGATGATCATGTTCCCTAAGAGTAAAAATTCCGTTTTCCTTCTAAAATAACAGAACCTTATAAGAAAAAATCCCTGCTAAAACTGGACCTATTGTTCCTCTTACTTGGAAATGTTTTGCAGGTGTATAATTTGTCTTACATGCCTCTCTTTTTAACACTCATTTGTGCTAAGACTTCAAAATGTGACCTGTTGATTCTCCTTACATTTTCGGTTATCATATGTTGCAGGTGGGAATGTTGTCCTCCTGTATGCATCTAAATATCATGATATTCCTGCTGTTGTGAATGTCTCCGGTCGTTATGATCTCAAGAGAGGCCTTGAAGAGCGGGTGGGTAAAAATTTTTTAGAAAGACTCGACAAGGAAGGATATATTGATATTAAAACGAGGACAGGTAATCATACACTTTTAAGGAGATGACTCCTGCTGGTTTCTTCCTAACTTAATGTTGAATATCGTGGCACAGTGCGTGCCCAAGCATCATTTGTGCTTAGGGAGATGTCACTCATAAAAACTTTAGGCATTTCATAATGGCGGAAAATATACGACGCCTTACTTCTTTTTtgcttttaatattttaattccaATTTCACTTGCTTCAGAATCCCAAACCAAACCTTTTTAAGAGAAAAGGGAAAGAAAAAGCATTCCAAACGCTACTGTGTGTTTAAAACTAAAGGATAGCTTTCCTAAGTTTGATAGTTCTCTTTTGTACAATTCTAATAATCCGTTTCATGAGAGGCGACGAAAATTTGAAAAAGGGTAAAAATTTGAATGCCTTCCATCTGAGCGATCCGCTGTTGTGGTAGTAAACAGTAATTTATTTCATTGCTTTCTTCGATTTGAGATGTGTACATCTGTAACAGTTTCATTCAAAAATGAGAGTGGCTTGATAATATTATTTGTAACACATGCACTTCTCACTCATTTCTTAGGAGAAGTAGATTATCGAGTCACCAAGGAAAGTATGATGGATAGACTGAATACGAACATGCATGAAGCATGTCTTTCGATTGACAATGGATGCAGGTAATGATGATTATGATATCTTCCGGTGATATGCTCATTTTGGTAATAGCACATTCAACTGGAAAAAGTTAACCACCTTTAGATTTTACCATTATTACCTCTTTTCTAAAATTTCTAATTTCGCTGCAATTTGTCACATACTCTGGAAAGAGTGAAAAAATTGTTTCCACAACCAGGTCGTGAATTGTATCTTTTTCCACAAGACGAAAAAAATTAACTGGTTCGTCATCATGGGTTTGCATCTGCATAATTCAATGAGATTCTGGCCATAACGTCGGACTATATTGTTGGATTTTCAAGTACTTGGCCATAACTCATGAAAATAATGCATGAGAACTTGGCTGACTTTTCAAAATGCGTTTACAGGGTATTGACTGTTCATGGATCAGCTGATGAAGTTATTCCAGTTGAAGATGCTCGGGAGTTCGCCAAGATCATACCGAACCACCGGTTGCAAATTGTAGAAGGGGCCAATCATGGATACACTTCACATCAAGATGAATTATCTTCAGCCGTTTTGCCTTTTGTAAAGGAATGCATGCAGCAGGCTGAACAAACCTCCAAATAGGTGACTGAACATGTTTACTTTGAAGTGTGTAATATTGTTGCAAATTTATATCCCGATAATGAGCTCGTTGGTGCGTGAAAATTAGACAGCCGGGCTCCTCATCCGGAACACCTCTTCTCTCTTAAGATAGAAGATTGATAAAACTTGGTTGGAGTGATCAAACAGTGCTGTTTATCAAGTCAAATGACAATAAATGCCCATCATCCATTATTCTTCAGCAATCTATGTTGTCTGATATGGAGTGAACGATAGGTGGAGATTTTATGTAGTGTAATTTCCTATGTACCCCACAGTATGTTCCAGATTTCAAGAATTTAATAGACGATAAAGAAAACAATACCGTGTTCAGTCTGTGACCCATTAATTTTGCCCTTTAGTGATGCTCTGAGAGCTCGAAAATTCTTGTGGTTGCTTGCATTTGGCATCACGTGTGGTTTTCTTACCTTGTCTCGAGTCCTTTCTGAGTGTTGCTCTTCTCAAAAAAATTCAACCCTTAGGTCGATGCTACTTTTCATGTAGTGTCCGAAGAATACGTCCTAACGGCCTTTTTTTTCCCCCCACCCGATGCGTTCGCTAACGTCTCCGGGAAGACTTGAATCTAGCTTATACTAGCATTGAAATTTCATGCTTCAAGATATTTCAGTTTGTTATTCTAGAGAACTATTTCTGCTCCAACTTGTATTTGATCATAAAGATAAACTTCCTCTTGTGTCATTGTTAATGGTGTCGTGTTATATACTTGtacaatcttttttttaaatgagCTTTAAATCGGTTCAATTTATATGGAAAAAATTAGCACCTTATTGTAGAGTAAAAACAGTCGAGTTCAGAATTGTTAAGAGTAAAATGTTAATTATGAAATTATTAGGGGTAGAATGACAATTATGAAAATACATAGGGgtgatatttaaaattttaaaaagtcgTACAAACGgactattattttgtttttttgacaAACGGACTATTATTATTTGTATATTTCACATCaaagtatttatatatatatacatatatattggaAGCTAAAgtctttatatatatttatgtacaTATACATTTGACATCAAAGTCTTTTTATATTTGACACAAAATAATGTCAAACCTTGGGGACTTATTACCCCTAACAAGCGACTATTTTttaatattcaatttattgtattttctttttctatttttttaattaaaaaaaacataagaaCGCATACTCGGGCAAAAAAAATCTCAGCACGATAGTCATGAccgattaaaaaaatcaatcttTCACactgaattttcattttttaaaaaaattaatatctcaTACTTAATTATTTGACGTACATGTTTTTGGTAATTTAATCTTAGTTTTCATGATCTTGgactatattataatttattctaTTATATAAAAGATGAGCCTATTAGACTAACTAATTTTGAggatatcaaaatattttatatcttaATTACCTCTTCCT
It encodes:
- the LOC140886581 gene encoding putative uncharacterized protein YDL057W isoform X1, which codes for MALFMEGLKAMATYGCNLQLPRNDRCLSFAMQQKITIPNKRGEKLFGVLHETGSAKVVVLCHGFRSSKEYDTMVNLARDLENNGISAFRFDFSGNGESEGSFHFGNYLSEVEDLRAVTEYFSSVKRAAVVVLGHSKGGNVVLLYASKYHDIPAVVNVSGRYDLKRGLEERVGKNFLERLDKEGYIDIKTRTGEVDYRVTKESMMDRLNTNMHEACLSIDNGCRVLTVHGSADEVIPVEDAREFAKIIPNHRLQIVEGANHGYTSHQDELSSAVLPFVKECMQQAEQTSK
- the LOC140886581 gene encoding putative uncharacterized protein YDL057W isoform X3, whose translation is MQQKITIPNKRGEKLFGVLHETGSAKVVVLCHGFRSSKEYDTMVNLARDLENNGISAFRFDFSGNGESEGSFHFGNYLSEVEDLRAVTEYFSSVKRAAVVVLGHSKGGNVVLLYASKYHDIPAVVNVSGRYDLKRGLEERVGKNFLERLDKEGYIDIKTRTGEVDYRVTKESMMDRLNTNMHEACLSIDNGCRVLTVHGSADEVIPVEDAREFAKIIPNHRLQIVEGANHGYTSHQDELSSAVLPFVKECMQQAEQTSK
- the LOC140886581 gene encoding putative uncharacterized protein YDL057W isoform X2, with the translated sequence MAATFSCHEMIDVYLVRAPPLVAMQQKITIPNKRGEKLFGVLHETGSAKVVVLCHGFRSSKEYDTMVNLARDLENNGISAFRFDFSGNGESEGSFHFGNYLSEVEDLRAVTEYFSSVKRAAVVVLGHSKGGNVVLLYASKYHDIPAVVNVSGRYDLKRGLEERVGKNFLERLDKEGYIDIKTRTGEVDYRVTKESMMDRLNTNMHEACLSIDNGCRVLTVHGSADEVIPVEDAREFAKIIPNHRLQIVEGANHGYTSHQDELSSAVLPFVKECMQQAEQTSK